The following coding sequences are from one Rutidosis leptorrhynchoides isolate AG116_Rl617_1_P2 chromosome 11, CSIRO_AGI_Rlap_v1, whole genome shotgun sequence window:
- the LOC139875998 gene encoding uncharacterized protein, giving the protein MSIDTANEPVIIKCHIPNHGFSGESSWPLGRIELVVELVDDKNPQLVRSELIDFYVVSSTSRYNALLWRNFIRRFNIIPSVVHGLIKFPTMDEIATIASHQVTKLCGSVVHVSIPSIGEQLKSSAVIANHLHLDNRIKIGACLSAETKAKLHGILSANADVFAWQESDMTGVPRDIEEHKLNVNPSLTPVRQKKRHMDLKRSDWLCAEVDNLVRANILREVRYQTWVANPVLVKKADGNWRMCVDFKDINKACPKDNYPLPEIDWKVESLSGFRYKCFMDAY; this is encoded by the exons atgtcaatcgacacagcTAACGAACCTGTCATCATCAAGTGTCACATTCCTAATCACG gattTTCTGGGGAAAGCTCATGGCCGCTTGGCCGCATAGAGCTTGTAGTAGAGCTTGTGGATGACAAGAATCCGCAGTTGGTTAGAAGCGAGTTAATTGACTTTTATGTGGTCAGTTCGACTTCGCGCTACAATGCGCTTCTTTggagaaatttcatacggcgttttaacattataccctcAGTAGTGCATGGCTTGATCAAGTTTCCTACCATGGATGAAATTGCTACAATTGCGTCACATCAAGTAACCAAGTTATGTGGTTCAGTTGTGCATGTAAGCATTCCCAGCATAGGAGAACAACTTAAAAGCAGTGCAGTCATAGCTAACCACTTGCATCTGGACAATCGAATCAAAATTGGCGCATGCTTGTCAGCCGAAACTAAGGCTAAATTGCACGGTATATTGTCcgctaacgcagatgttttcgcatggcaaGAATCAGACATGACAGGGGTCCCGCGGGACATTGAggaacataagttgaatgttaatccatcacttaCACCCGTCAGGCAGAAGAAGCGGCACATGGACCTTAagcgcagtgattggttatgcGCAGAAGTTGATAATCTTGTCAGAGCAAACATTTTGCGGGAAGTGCGGtaccagacatgggttgctaacccTGTGTTAGTGAAAAAAGCTGATGGTAACtggcggatgtgcgttgattttaaggACATTAACAAAGCGTGTCCtaaagacaattaccctctcccggagatcgACTGGAAGGTAGAGTCATTGTCGGGTTTTCGATACAAATGCTTTATGGATGCGTAttag